A single window of Nicotiana sylvestris chromosome 3, ASM39365v2, whole genome shotgun sequence DNA harbors:
- the LOC138888103 gene encoding uncharacterized protein produces MPLGTYFPDEEVNSIEEVVPNDKLVWKMYFDGAVNIKGVGIGAILILPIGYHYPATARLRLFCTNNMAEYESCIIGLKMAIDLDVYELLVMGASDLLIRQAQGEWETRDITLIPYRQCMQDLSKRFKSIEFRYIPRFHNELANALATLASMLPYPGNTHIDPLEIQVRNQHGYCNTIETEPDGEPWYHDIKRFLKTREYPEHAKGD; encoded by the coding sequence ATGCCACTTGGCACATACTTCCCAGACGAAGAGGTCAACTCAATAGAGGAAGTAGTTCCAAACGATAAACTTGtatggaaaatgtattttgatgggGCTGTCAATATCAAAGGAGTTGGGATCGGGGCAATCCTCATCTTACCTATTGGATATCATTACCCTGCAACGGCCCGACTTCGGTTATTTTGTACCAATAATATGGCAGAGTACGAATCTTGTATCATAGGACTGAAAATGGCCATCGATTTGGATGTGTATGAACTATTGGTTATGGGAGCTTCCGACTtgcttatccggcaagcccaaggcgaatgggagactcgagacatCACGCTTATTCCGTACAGACAATGTATGCAAGACTTGAGCAAAAGATTCAAATCCATCGAGTTTAGGTACATTCCCAGGTTTCACAATGAGCTAGCCAATGCCTTGGCTACTTTAGCCTCAATGCTCCCTTATCCAGGCAACACTCATATTGATCCACTAGAAATCCAAGTTCGGAAtcaacacggttactgcaatacaATTGAGACAGAAccagatggtgaaccatggtatcatgacataaaaCGATTCCTAAAAAcaagagaatatccagagcatgccAAAGGAGATTAA